A genomic window from Flavobacterium azooxidireducens includes:
- the ltrA gene encoding group II intron reverse transcriptase/maturase: MIEKVVHPYNLQKALEHVIANKGSAGVDGISTKELRKVFAEKKDQLITEIKQGSYQIQPILGIEIPKGNGKTRLLGVPTTSERVLQQAVSQSIAPLFEPEFKPNSFGFRPNKNARQAVGQARDYIHSGLNHIVDIDLKNFFDEVDHCLVLNLVFQKVKCKTMMQLIRKWLRAPIKINGKLRKRRKGVPQGSPLSPLLSNILLHQLDKEMTRRGHKFVRYADDFSIYCKSHNQAKATRVVIEKFLKNKLKLTINKEKSGIRKPSHFTLLGFGFVPVYNKGSKNQYQLVVAEKAWINLKIRLKSITRKTTPAKLEERITKIKEIQRGWLNYFRGTNIMGKVRDIDGWLRNRLRYCIWHDWKKPERKRKNLIRLGVDQDHAYMWSRTRKGGWAIAQSPILGTTITLKRLKQKGYESLTEVYIQLNPSLCEPPST; the protein is encoded by the coding sequence ATGATTGAAAAAGTAGTACATCCTTACAATCTCCAAAAAGCGTTGGAACACGTCATTGCCAACAAAGGTAGTGCAGGTGTTGATGGTATTTCCACAAAAGAACTCCGCAAGGTATTCGCAGAAAAGAAAGACCAGCTAATAACGGAAATCAAACAAGGAAGCTATCAAATTCAACCCATTCTAGGAATCGAAATTCCAAAGGGAAACGGAAAAACCCGTTTACTGGGCGTTCCCACAACAAGCGAACGAGTACTGCAACAAGCGGTATCACAAAGCATCGCACCTTTATTTGAACCCGAATTCAAACCTAACAGTTTTGGATTTAGACCCAACAAAAATGCCCGACAAGCCGTTGGACAAGCACGGGACTACATTCATTCAGGATTGAACCACATTGTGGATATTGACCTGAAAAACTTCTTTGATGAAGTTGACCATTGTTTAGTATTGAATTTGGTATTTCAAAAAGTGAAATGCAAAACCATGATGCAACTCATTCGCAAATGGCTTCGAGCACCGATTAAAATCAATGGAAAGCTACGAAAACGTAGAAAAGGTGTACCACAAGGCTCTCCTTTAAGTCCGCTACTGTCGAACATTTTACTCCATCAATTGGATAAAGAAATGACCCGACGAGGACATAAATTCGTTCGATACGCTGATGATTTTAGTATCTACTGCAAGAGCCACAATCAAGCGAAAGCTACCAGAGTAGTGATTGAAAAGTTCCTCAAGAACAAGCTCAAACTAACCATTAACAAAGAAAAGAGTGGCATTAGAAAACCCTCTCACTTTACGTTACTTGGCTTTGGGTTTGTGCCCGTTTACAATAAAGGAAGTAAGAATCAATACCAACTCGTAGTAGCCGAAAAGGCATGGATAAACCTAAAGATACGACTCAAAAGCATCACCCGCAAAACTACCCCAGCCAAACTAGAAGAACGTATCACCAAGATAAAGGAAATCCAACGAGGATGGTTAAACTATTTTCGAGGAACCAATATCATGGGAAAAGTACGAGACATTGACGGTTGGCTACGCAACCGACTGCGGTATTGCATCTGGCACGATTGGAAGAAACCCGAAAGGAAAAGGAAAAACCTGATTCGATTGGGGGTTGACCAAGACCATGCCTACATGTGGAGCAGAACTCGAAAAGGTGGTTGGGCGATTGCTCAAAGTCCGATTTTAGGAACAACTATTACTTTGAAACGCTTGAAACAAAAGGGATACGAATCCTTAACGGAAGTCTACATTCAACTCAACCCATCTCTTTGCGAACCGCCGAGTACGTGA
- a CDS encoding DUF4240 domain-containing protein, with translation MSYRKFLDDWSKKYLRNTDINFTEQTTEEQWAVIRDNWIINKRYKELITFIVENWDSGNCDDFSRPFSKHLINNKELNYYKRLWKGIIRNRLDKLWPDYDYLKQELPMLTIEKIKNVDISGYNQFSADESIERTVAWRQLYIVDGINEFIEGLKILNDNEEIDRQTTLLRIVSNLEKPKHKPTTDKRKIDENLFWQLINDTRKISTDQYNFIDNLKSTLEAFNPKEMRNFDKLLNTKVNELNTWEHWALAYIVRRGCGDDEFDYFKVWAVSKGKDAFESIKEIDENQLFTIFDEDPQLEELYYLAEQVYEDKTTDLMAPVRVKVSELTGKRWDEDKIYQTFPKLCKLFNYD, from the coding sequence ATGAGTTACAGAAAATTTTTAGACGATTGGTCAAAAAAGTATTTACGAAATACTGACATAAACTTTACTGAGCAGACAACTGAAGAACAGTGGGCAGTAATTAGGGACAATTGGATTATTAACAAACGCTATAAGGAGCTAATAACTTTCATTGTTGAAAATTGGGACTCTGGAAATTGCGATGACTTTAGCAGACCATTTAGCAAACACCTTATAAATAACAAGGAACTTAACTATTACAAAAGACTTTGGAAAGGAATAATTAGAAATCGTCTTGACAAACTTTGGCCTGATTATGATTATCTGAAACAAGAACTTCCAATGTTAACAATTGAAAAGATAAAAAATGTTGACATTAGCGGTTATAATCAATTTTCAGCAGATGAAAGCATTGAAAGAACAGTAGCTTGGAGACAATTATATATAGTTGATGGCATCAATGAATTTATTGAAGGGCTTAAAATTCTTAATGACAACGAAGAAATTGACAGGCAAACTACTTTGCTTAGAATAGTTTCAAATCTTGAGAAGCCCAAACACAAACCCACAACTGACAAAAGAAAAATTGATGAGAATTTGTTTTGGCAATTAATTAACGATACAAGAAAAATATCTACTGACCAATATAATTTCATTGACAACTTAAAATCTACCTTAGAAGCATTTAACCCAAAAGAAATGAGAAACTTTGACAAGTTATTAAATACAAAAGTAAACGAGCTAAATACTTGGGAACATTGGGCATTAGCTTATATTGTTAGACGTGGTTGTGGAGATGATGAGTTTGACTATTTCAAAGTTTGGGCTGTTTCCAAAGGGAAAGATGCATTTGAATCGATTAAAGAAATAGACGAAAATCAACTCTTTACAATTTTTGACGAAGACCCACAACTTGAAGAATTGTATTATTTAGCAGAGCAAGTTTATGAAGACAAGACTACTGACCTAATGGCACCTGTAAGAGTAAAAGTAAGTGAATTGACTGGAAAACGTTGGGACGAAGATAAAATTTATCAAACTTTTCCGAAACTATGCAAACTATTTAATTATGACTAA